In Fusobacterium sp. IOR10, one genomic interval encodes:
- a CDS encoding acyl-CoA dehydrogenase family protein: protein MYSLKFTEEQERICQMVKDFSLNEVAPGAKERDINGDFLGTRDLLKKMGKLGLMGIPYDKKYGGAGLGYLEYALAGFELNKVDASLGISYSVHISLGTGPIYNFGNEEQKQKYLPKLCSGEYIAAFGLTEPCAGSDASASQCTAVKKGDKYILNGTKCFTTNGEFADVIVVFAMTNPELGTKGISAFIVEPKNYPGIKFIKREAKMGIRASVQNVVEMENLEVPAENLLGQEGKGFKIAMATLDCGRIGVAAHAVGIAKGAYEYALNYSKERVQFGKPISKLQVIAFKLADMYNKIEAAEAVTLKAAWTKDEHAPYSIPAAVAKLTATNVAMEVTTEAVQVLGGTGFTMDHPVERMMRDAKITQIYEGTNEIQKLVISGAILR, encoded by the coding sequence ATGTACAGTTTAAAATTCACTGAAGAACAAGAACGTATTTGTCAAATGGTCAAAGATTTTTCTTTAAATGAAGTTGCTCCAGGGGCTAAAGAAAGAGATATTAATGGAGACTTCTTAGGAACTAGAGATTTATTGAAAAAAATGGGTAAGCTAGGTTTAATGGGAATTCCTTATGACAAAAAATATGGAGGAGCTGGACTTGGATATCTTGAATATGCCTTAGCTGGTTTCGAACTTAATAAAGTAGATGCTTCACTTGGTATTTCTTATTCAGTTCATATCTCTTTAGGAACTGGACCTATATATAATTTTGGTAACGAAGAACAAAAACAAAAATATCTTCCTAAATTATGTTCTGGAGAATATATTGCAGCTTTTGGTCTAACTGAACCTTGTGCTGGTAGTGATGCTAGTGCTAGTCAATGTACTGCTGTTAAAAAAGGAGATAAATATATATTAAATGGTACTAAATGTTTTACTACCAATGGAGAATTTGCAGATGTTATTGTTGTATTTGCAATGACTAATCCTGAATTAGGAACAAAAGGAATTAGTGCATTTATAGTTGAACCTAAAAATTATCCTGGAATTAAATTTATAAAAAGAGAAGCTAAAATGGGAATAAGAGCTTCTGTTCAAAATGTTGTTGAAATGGAAAATTTAGAAGTTCCAGCTGAAAACTTATTAGGTCAAGAAGGAAAAGGTTTCAAAATAGCTATGGCTACTCTTGATTGTGGAAGAATTGGAGTTGCTGCTCATGCAGTTGGTATTGCTAAAGGAGCTTATGAATATGCTTTAAATTATTCTAAAGAAAGAGTTCAATTTGGAAAACCTATTTCTAAACTTCAAGTTATTGCTTTTAAATTAGCTGATATGTATAATAAAATTGAGGCTGCTGAAGCAGTTACATTAAAAGCTGCTTGGACTAAGGATGAACATGCACCTTATTCTATTCCTGCTGCTGTTGCTAAATTAACTGCTACAAATGTAGCTATGGAAGTTACTACTGAAGCTGTTCAAGTTTTAGGTGGTACAGGATTTACTATGGATCACCCTGTTGAAAGAATGATGAGAGATGCTAAAATCACTCAAATTTATGAAGGAACTAATGAAATTCAAAAATTAGTTATCTCTGGAGCTATTTTAAGATAA
- a CDS encoding VOC family protein has translation MKPMRMHHVGIVLPTLEKAHSYIETMGLEIDYSGYVEAYQADLIFTKYPDNSSPIEFIIPRAGVLKEYNKGKGGIAHLAFEVEDVEAVRKEMEEKGLEMLEKKAVTGTDDIIVNFMRPKYSQGILTEFVQTIGPIKRD, from the coding sequence ATGAAACCAATGAGAATGCATCATGTAGGAATAGTCTTACCAACTTTAGAAAAAGCCCATTCATATATTGAAACAATGGGGTTAGAAATAGACTACAGCGGATATGTAGAAGCTTACCAAGCTGATTTAATTTTTACAAAATATCCTGATAATAGTAGTCCTATAGAGTTTATAATTCCTAGAGCTGGAGTACTTAAAGAATATAATAAAGGAAAAGGAGGAATAGCTCATTTAGCTTTTGAGGTTGAAGATGTAGAGGCAGTTAGAAAAGAAATGGAAGAAAAAGGATTAGAAATGTTAGAGAAAAAGGCTGTTACAGGAACAGATGATATAATAGTTAACTTTATGAGACCTAAATATTCACAAGGGATACTTACTGAATTTGTTCAAACAATAGGACCAATAAAAAGAGATTAA
- a CDS encoding 2-hydroxyacyl-CoA dehydratase subunit D, translating into MDEKKDIKNMSSKELLAYYQGTLDEEARQAKKEGRLVCWSASVAPPEFCVAMDIAMVYPETHAAGIGARKGSLDMLEVADQKGYSLDICSYARVNLGYMELLKEKALTGKVPEKLKNSPAADVPLPDLVITCNNICNTLLKWYENLAKELNIPCIIIDVPFNHTMPIPQYAKNYIASQFEEAISQLEKITGKKFDYDKFLEVQKQTQRSVAQWNRLAKMSQYKPSPLNCFDMFNYMALIVCARSRDYAEITFKKFADELEEKLKNKQYALKGNEKKRITWEGIAVWPNLGHTFKTLKNLGIIMTGSAYPGLWNLEYTPGDMSSMAEAYTRIYINTCLDNRAKVLTDVVQDGKCDGVLYHTNRSCKLMSFLNSETAAIVQEKTGLPFTSFDGDQTDPRNYSPAQYETRVQALDEIMNEEN; encoded by the coding sequence ATGGATGAGAAAAAAGATATAAAGAATATGAGCTCTAAAGAATTACTAGCTTATTATCAAGGAACATTGGATGAAGAAGCAAGACAAGCTAAAAAAGAAGGACGTTTAGTTTGTTGGTCAGCTTCAGTGGCACCACCAGAATTTTGTGTAGCAATGGATATAGCCATGGTTTATCCTGAAACTCATGCAGCAGGAATAGGAGCAAGAAAAGGATCATTGGACATGTTAGAAGTAGCTGATCAAAAAGGTTACTCACTAGATATATGTTCTTATGCTAGAGTAAATTTAGGGTATATGGAATTATTAAAAGAAAAAGCTTTAACAGGAAAAGTTCCAGAAAAATTAAAAAATTCCCCAGCAGCAGATGTACCTTTACCTGATTTAGTTATTACTTGTAATAATATTTGTAATACTTTATTGAAATGGTATGAAAATTTAGCAAAGGAATTAAATATACCATGTATTATTATAGATGTTCCATTTAATCATACAATGCCAATTCCTCAATATGCTAAAAATTATATAGCGTCTCAATTTGAAGAAGCTATAAGTCAATTAGAAAAAATTACAGGAAAGAAATTCGATTATGATAAATTTTTAGAGGTTCAAAAACAAACTCAACGTTCAGTAGCACAATGGAATAGACTTGCTAAAATGTCTCAATACAAACCATCTCCATTAAACTGTTTTGATATGTTTAACTATATGGCTTTAATAGTTTGTGCAAGAAGTAGAGACTATGCAGAAATAACATTTAAGAAATTTGCAGATGAATTAGAAGAAAAATTAAAAAATAAACAATATGCTTTAAAAGGAAATGAAAAGAAAAGAATTACTTGGGAAGGGATTGCTGTTTGGCCTAATTTAGGACATACATTTAAGACACTTAAAAATTTAGGAATTATAATGACAGGATCTGCTTACCCAGGATTATGGAATCTAGAATATACTCCAGGTGATATGAGTTCAATGGCAGAGGCTTATACTAGAATATATATTAATACTTGTTTAGATAATAGAGCTAAAGTATTAACAGATGTAGTACAAGATGGAAAATGTGATGGAGTTCTTTATCATACAAATAGAAGTTGTAAATTAATGAGTTTCTTGAACTCTGAAACAGCTGCAATAGTTCAAGAAAAAACAGGATTACCATTTACTAGTTTCGATGGAGACCAAACAGATCCTAGAAATTATTCACCAGCTCAATATGAAACTCGTGTACAAGCATTAGATGAAATAATGAATGAAGAAAACTAA
- a CDS encoding acyl-CoA dehydratase activase, producing the protein MHYTAGVDIGSSSSKAVILKNGKEIIATDVLQVGIGSKGPKIILENVLKKSKLERKDVEQIVVTGYGRFGFSEADKQISEISCHAKGIHFLVPKARTIIDIGGQDAKAISLNPKGKIDKFFMNDKCAAGTGRFITVMSKILEIPLDEMKGYDEKAEAPVTVSSTCTVFAESEVISQLSKGATTENIIAGVHNSVAHKVSGLAKRTPLEDDIVMCGGVAKNTGVVRALRETLNRNVIVASNPQLTGALGAAIYAYEEILKKRRDD; encoded by the coding sequence ATGCACTATACAGCTGGAGTAGATATTGGGTCATCATCTTCTAAGGCAGTTATTTTGAAAAATGGAAAAGAAATTATAGCAACAGATGTTTTGCAAGTGGGGATAGGAAGCAAAGGACCTAAAATAATATTAGAAAATGTTTTGAAAAAATCTAAACTAGAAAGAAAAGATGTAGAGCAAATTGTTGTAACTGGATATGGTAGATTTGGTTTTTCTGAAGCAGATAAACAGATAAGTGAAATAAGTTGTCATGCTAAAGGTATTCACTTTTTAGTTCCAAAAGCAAGAACTATTATAGACATTGGTGGTCAGGATGCAAAGGCAATCAGTTTAAATCCTAAAGGTAAAATAGATAAATTTTTTATGAATGATAAATGTGCTGCAGGAACAGGAAGGTTTATAACTGTTATGTCAAAAATTTTAGAAATTCCTTTGGATGAAATGAAGGGTTATGATGAAAAAGCAGAGGCTCCAGTTACTGTAAGTAGTACATGCACAGTTTTTGCAGAATCAGAAGTTATATCTCAACTATCTAAAGGGGCAACAACAGAAAATATAATAGCAGGTGTTCATAATTCAGTAGCTCATAAAGTTAGTGGGTTAGCTAAAAGGACTCCACTAGAAGATGATATAGTTATGTGTGGAGGAGTTGCTAAAAATACAGGAGTTGTTCGTGCATTAAGAGAAACTTTAAATAGAAATGTGATAGTTGCTTCAAATCCTCAATTAACTGGAGCTTTAGGAGCAGCAATATATGCATATGAAGAAATTTTAAAAAAAAGGAGAGATGATTAA